The proteins below come from a single Gossypium raimondii isolate GPD5lz chromosome 2, ASM2569854v1, whole genome shotgun sequence genomic window:
- the LOC105781470 gene encoding uncharacterized protein LOC105781470, which yields MVPDRITLQNMEKKSNEGFRQYTQRWREVEVQVQPPIFEREMTMLFVNMLKVPFITHMLGSATKNFADIVMSGEMIESAVKSGKIDVGENNRRQNSKKKESEVNNVNTYNKSITVNQPRKPPYPKRYDANAQCDYHAGVVGHSIEHCTAFKRLVEKLIKMGVVKVDDSSGTGKKVKENIAESMMDNGEIEFFEEVEGKESICASESETRIPKVNHPVIIISRPKVTVSGKETSISVVKESQKTGSYTNTDEYYSRINAQAESAEGEVLTAEQKEEWLLINEPIKEEEATEFLRFLKHSEYSVVEQLHKQPARISLLVLLMSSEVNNISADNFIFFNDDEIPSRGMKSTKALYITARCKGSMVSVVLIDNGKEGLRRIEISLQIGPNTYEVVFIVMDIPSYNCLLERPWIHSVGAVPSSLHQKLKLVTEGRNATYMETDEEAVKCSFRTLEFLNATFMAEGNIIPIPKISRTTRMGLQLMVGKGAVPGKGLGRYLQGGVEAPVMKGKFDHFGLGYRPDVKQRRKEIERRHERRRARRSGNEVRWELMAFPHISKTFISGGFIHPERRVLEVKGVEDLLGDAHINALDTVERETLLEIRPYEPRSDLDNWTAEEIPIVFRACSESPNINDMNDAASDSESPFEQDRCLGGSQNFEDDEDKQILPHKESLEIVSLEEGKEVKIRTDISAKTRQDLIELLREFKNVFAWSYQDMPGLRTDIVVHRLPIKEDCKPVQQNLRRMRPDIALKIKEEVTKQFDAGFLQEVKYSEWVANVVPIPKKDGKVRMCVDYRDLNRASPKDNFSLPHIDTLGTFCYKVMPFGLKNAGATYQRAMVNLFHYMMHKEIEVYVDDMIAKSRTEEEHVQVLRKLFLRLRNFQLKLNPTKCTFGARSGKLLGFIVSGKGIEVDPDKVRAIRDLPPPHTQKKVRGFLGRLNYISRFISQLTEKCDPIFRLPKKHNPGIWDKECPKAFEKIKQYLSNPPVLSPPNPDRPLILYLTVFDNSMGCVLRQHDEIRRKERAIYYLSKKFIDCEARYSAIEKLCCALKAVKGSGIAKFLASRALVDYEPLNFYFPNEDLMYVATTEENPQMDQVWKLNFDGASNAVGRGIGAVLISPSGDHYPFASKLDFDCTNNMAEYEACIMGIRAAIERKIKVLEVYGDSALNVCQDFDWGNTFGMEAVLPIEIEIPSLRILSEMKLDEAE from the exons ATGGTTCCTGATAGGATTACCTTGCAGAACATGGAGAAAAAGTCGAATGAAGGTTTTAGACAGTACActcagaggtggagggaggtggAAGTGCAGGTCCAACCACCGATCTTTGAAAGAGAAATGACGATGCTCTTTGTAAATATGCTGAAGGTCCCCTTCATCACACACATGTTAGGCAGTGCCACGAAAAATTTTGCTGACATAGTCATGAGTGGTGAGATGATTGAAAGTGCAGTAAAGAGCGGGAAGATTGATGTTGGAGAGAACAACAGAAGGCAAAactcaaagaaaaaagaaagtgagGTGAACAACGTGAATACATACAACAAGTCaattacggtgaatcagccCAGGAAG CCTCCATATCCTAAAAGGTATGATGCgaatgcacaatgcgattacCATGCAGGAGTTGTGGGGCACTCAATAGAGCATTGTACTGCTTTTAAAAGACTTGTTGAGAAGCTCATTAAGATGGGCGTTGTCAAGGTAGATGATTCATCAGGTACGGGGAAGAAGGTCAAGGAGAATATTGCTGAG AGCATGATGGATAATGGAGAAATAGAGTTTTTTGAAGAGGTGGAAGGAAAAGAAAGTATATGCGCATCGGAGTCAGAGACGAGGATTCCGAAGGTTAATCATCCTGTGATTATCATTTCGCGCCCTAAG GTAACAGTTTCGGGGAAGGAAACTTCAATTAGTGTTGTGAAAGAAAGCCAAAAGACAGGTTCTTATACGAATACTGATGAGTATTACAGTCGGATAAATGCTCAAGCAGAGTCAGCGGAGGGAGAAGTTCTTACGGCGGAGCAAAAGGAAGAGTGGCTATTGATTAATGAGCCAATAAAGGAGGAAGAAGCTACTGAATTCTTGAGATTTTTGAAGCACAGTGAGTATAGCGTGGTAGAGCAACTGCATAAACAGCCAGCTCGTATATCTTTGTTGGTCTTGCTCATGAGTTCAGAG GTCAACAATATAAGTGctgataattttatcttcttcaacgaTGACGAAATACCATCTAGAGGTATGAAGTCCACTAAAGCTCTGTACATTACTGCTCGGTGTAAAGGAAGCATGGTGTCAGTAGTTTTAATTGATAATGG AAAGGAAGGTTTGAGGAGGATTGAGATATCGTTGCAGATTGGCCCAAATACTTATGAAGTGGTTTTCATTGTAATGGATATCCCTTCTTATAATTGCTTGTTGGAAAGACCTTGGATACATTCGGTGGGGGCTGTACCATCATCGTTGCATCAGAAGTTGAAGTTAGTGACAGAGGGACG TAATGCAACGTACATGGAAACGGATGAGGAGGCAGTGAAATGTTCTTTCCGAACCTTAGAGTTTTTGAATGCAACATTTATGGCTGAGGGGAATATAATTCCAATACCGAAGATATCCAGGACTACAAGAATGGGCCTTCAATTAATGGTGGGAAAAGGAGCTGTACCGGGAAAAGGATTGGGAAGATATTTGCAAGGAGGAGTTGAAGCACCAGTGATGAAAGGAAAGTTTGATCATTTTGGTCTGGGCTATAGACCAGAtgtaaaacaaagaagaaaggaaatagAGAGAAGACATGAGAGAAGAAGGGCACGCCGGAGTGGAAATGAAGTTAGGTGGGAGCTTATGGCTTTTCCTCACATATCCAAGACTTTCATATCAGGAGGTTTTATTCATCCAGAACGAAGAGTGCTTGAAGTGAAAGGTGTTGAAGATTTGCTGGGAGATGCCCACATCAATGCCCTAGACACAGTTGAAAGAGAGACCTTGCTAGAGATTCGCCCTTACGAGCCTAGAAGTGATCTggacaattggactgcggaagagattcctatagtttttagagcttgtTCAGA GTCCCCGaatatcaatgatatgaatGACGCTGCTTCAGACTCAGAATCACCTTTTGAACAAGACAGGTGTTTAGGGGGATCACAGAATTTTGAAGATGAC GAGGATAAGCAAATCTTACCTCATAAAGAATCATTGGAGATTGTGAGTCTAGAGGAGGGAAAAGAGGTAAAGATCAGAACTGACATTTCTGCCAAGACAAGGcaagacctcattgagttactccgagaattcaaaaatgtctttGCATGGTCATATCAAGATATGCCTGGGTTAAGGACTGATATTGTGGTGCACCGTCTTCccataaaagaggattgcaagCCAGTTCAGCAGAATCTTAGAAGAATGAGACCTGACATTGCgctaaagataaaagaagaagtcacgaagcagtttgatgctggaTTCTTACAAGAAGTTAAgtattcagaatgggtagctaATGTTGTCCCTatccctaagaaagatggaaaggtgcgaatgtgtgtggattatagGGATTTGAACAGGGCTAgtccaaaagataatttttcgTTGCCTCACATTGATACTTTG GGAACGTtctgttataaagtgatgccctttggattaaagaatgcggggGCAACTTATCAAAGAGCTATGGTAAATTTGTTTCATTACATGATGCACaaggagattgaggtttatgttgacGATATGATTGCAAAGTCCAGAACAGAAGAGGAGCATGTGCAAGTTCTGCGGAAATTATTTTTGAGACTAAGAAAtttccagctcaagcttaatccaacAAAGTGCACCTTTGGAGCTAGATCGGGGAAGTTGttgggcttcatagtcagtgggaaaggaattgaagttgaTCCAGACAAAGTCAGGGCAATACGAGATTTGCCTCCACCACACACTCAGAAGAAAGTACGGGGTTTTTTGGGGAGATTGAACTACATTTCTCGGTTTATTTCACAATTgactgagaaatgtgatcccatattCCGTCTTCCAAAGAAGCATAATCCGGGCATATGGGATAAAGAATGCCCGAAggcttttgaaaaaataaaacaatatttgtcTAATCCTCCAGTGCTATCACCACCTAATCCGGATAGGCCATTAATACTGTATTTAACAGTATTTGACAATTCCATGGGGTGCGTGTTACGCCAACATGATGAGATAAGGAGAAAGGAAAgggcaatatactatctcagtaagaaattcattGATTGTGAAGCGAGATATTCGGCTATTGAAAAGTTGTGTTGTGCTTTG AAGGCTGTGAAAGGGAGCGGAATAGCTAAATTTTTAGCTAGCAGAGCCTTGGTGGATTATGAGCCTTTGAACTTTTATTTCCCAAATGAGGATTTGATGTATGTAGCAACCACTGAAGAAAATCCCCAAATGGATCAAGTGTGGAAGTTAAATTTCGATGGAGCCTCAAATGCTGTGGGTAGaggaattggggcagtcctaATATCTCCAagcggagatcattatccttttgCAAGCAAACTAGATTTTGATTGCACGAATAATATGGCAGAGTATGAAGCATGCATTATGGGTATTCGTGCAGCCATAGAGCGTAAAATCAAAGTGTTAGAAGTGTATGGGGATTCTGCActg AATGTCTGTCAGGACTTcgactggggcaacacctttgGGATGGAAGCAGTTCTACCTATTGAGATAGAAATTCCTTCTCTTCGGATATTATCTGAGATGAAATTGGATGAGGCGGAATGA